One segment of Chionomys nivalis chromosome 3, mChiNiv1.1, whole genome shotgun sequence DNA contains the following:
- the Nxpe3 gene encoding NXPE family member 3 isoform X3: MGVGRQQKGPFQGVRVKNSVKELLLHIRSQKSSSLSADELKTRSVNIEQLTGTELKSAVSAAGKRKGTDTLSDGPTCKRPALLATQFVTPPQTPAPGESMEDVRRGESKLDSSTDLLQNIINIKNECSPVSLNTVQVSWMSPVLPQNSPRDQCQDFHGGSVFSAPQKYQPFRVGGSPQMMDQASMYQYSPQTQNMQQPPPQQQQQQQQQHQNYPHNPALQFGSYSRTSQSPKYESNLFDHQEPQFCTSQSFVSLLSGHGESETIAAPIQPPPSIPQQSETPLQNFSLMPNSACEAVGVPDAGSPSLGASLSLQNIMGSPMSTTQLGKSFFQWQVEQEESKLANISQDQFLYKDADGDTFLHIAVAQGRRALSYVLARKMNALHMLDVKEHNGQSAFQVAVAANQHLIVQDLVNLGAQVNTTDCWGRTPLHVCAEKGHSQVLQAIQKGAMRSNQFVDLEATNYDGLTPLHCAVVAHNAVVHELQRNQQPHSPEVQDLLLKNKSLVDTIKCLIQMGASVEAKDRKSGRTALHLAAEEANLELIRLFLELPSCLSFVNAKAYNGNTALHVAASLQYRVTQLDAVRLLMRKGADPSTRNLENEQPVHLVPDGPVGEQIRRILKGKSIQQRAPPY; the protein is encoded by the exons ATGGGGgttggcaggcagcagaaaggacCTTTCCAAGGCGTTCGTGTGAAGAACTCGGTGAAGGAGCTCCTGCTGCATATCCGAAGCCAGAAGTCTTCCAGCCTGTCTGCGGATGAGCTGAAG ACACGGAGTGTGAACATTGAGCAACTCACAG gaaCAGAACTGAAGAGTGCAGTGTCCGCTGCGGGGAAAAGGAAGGGGACTGATACCCTGTCTGATGGACCGACATGCAAGCGGCCAGCACTGCTGGCCACTCAGTTTGTG ACACCACCTCAAACGCCTGCACCGGGGGAGAGCATGGAAGATGTCCGTCGAGGTGAATCCAAGCTGGACAGCAGCACTGACCTGCTTCAGAATATTATAAACATCAAGAACGAGTGCAGCCCAGTTTCCCTAAACACTGTCCAGGTTAGCTGGATGAGCCCCGTGCTACCCCAGAACTCTCCAAGAGACCAGTGCCAGGATTTCCATGGAGGGTCCGTCTTCTCTGCACCTCAGAAGTACCAACCATTCCGAGTTGGTGGCTCTCCACAAATGATGGACCAGGCTTCTATGTACCAGTATTCGCCCCAAACCCAGAACATGCAGCAGCCGCCgccacagcaacagcagcagcagcagcagcagcaccagaaCTATCCACACAACCCAGCTCTGCAGTTTGGTTCTTATTCCAGAACATCCCAGTCTCCCAAGTATGAATCGAACCTCTTTGATCATCAGGAGCCACAGTTCTGCACGAGCCAGAGTTTTGTTTCTCTCCTGAGTGGCCACGGGGAATCTGAGACTATCGCTGCTCCCATTCAGCCTCCCCCCAGCATCCCACAACAAAGCGAGACTCCACTGCAGAACTTCAGCCTGATGCCAAACAGTGCCTGCGAGGCAGTCGGGGTGCCTGATGCTGGCTCGCCCTCCTTAGGCGCTTCCCTGTCGCTCCAGAACATCATGGGGAGCCCAATGAGCACAACACAGCTAGGGAAGTCATTTTTTCAGTGGCAGGTAGAGCAGGAAGAAAGCAAATTGGCAAATATTTCCCAAGACCAGTTTCTCTATAAGGATGCAGACGGTGACAC GTTTCTCCACATTGCTGTTGCCCAAGGGAGGCGAGCACTCTCCTACGTTCTCGCAAGGAAGATGAACGCGCTTCACATGCTGGACGTGAAAGAGCACAATGGGCAG AGTGCCTTTCAGGTGGCCGTAGCTGCCAACCAGCACCTCATTGTGCAAGATCTGGTGAACCTTGGTGCCCAGGTGAACACCACAGACTGCTGGGGAAGAACGCCTCTGCACGTCTGTGCAGAGAAGGGCCACTCCCAGGTGCTCCAG GCAATCCAGAAGGGAGCAATGAGGAGCAATCAGTTTGTGGATCTTGAGGCAACTAACTATGATG GCCTGACTCCTCTCCATTGTGCCGTGGTTGCTCACAACGCTGTGGTGCATGAGCTGCAGAGGAACCAACAGCCTCATTCACCGGAAGTGCAGGATCTTTTACTAAAGAATAAGAGTCTGGTTGACACCATTAAGTGTCTGATTCAGATGGGAGCTTCAGTGGAGGCGAAG GATCGTAAAAGTGGCCGCACAGCCCTGCACTTGGCAGCCGAAGAAGCAAATCTGGAGCTCATTCGCCTCTTTTTGGAGCTGCCCAGTTGCCTGTCTTTTGTGAATGCGAAG gCTTACAATGGAAACACCGCCCTCCACGTCGCTGCCAGCCTGCAGTATCGGGTGACACAGTTGGATGCGGTCCGTCTGCTGATGCGGAAGGGAGCAGACCCGAGTACTCGGAACTTGGAGAACGAGCAGCCTGTGCATTTGGTTCCTGATGGCCCTGTGGGAGAACAG ATCCGACGTATCCTGAAGGGGAAGTCCATTCAGCAGCGAGCACCACCGTACTAG
- the Nxpe3 gene encoding NXPE family member 3 isoform X2, whose protein sequence is MIVDKLLDDSRGGEGLLDAAGDCGLMTSPLNLAYFYGNSPPSAPGAGDAGYLSTVPSAPGSPGSDSSDFSSPSSVSSCGAVESRPRGGARAERPQVEPHMGVGRQQKGPFQGVRVKNSVKELLLHIRSQKSSSLSADELKTRSVNIEQLTGTELKSAVSAAGKRKGTDTLSDGPTCKRPALLATQFVTPPQTPAPGESMEDVRRGESKLDSSTDLLQNIINIKNECSPVSLNTVQVSWMSPVLPQNSPRDQCQDFHGGSVFSAPQKYQPFRVGGSPQMMDQASMYQYSPQTQNMQQPPPQQQQQQQQQHQNYPHNPALQFGSYSRTSQSPKYESNLFDHQEPQFCTSQSFVSLLSGHGESETIAAPIQPPPSIPQQSETPLQNFSLMPNSACEAVGVPDAGSPSLGASLSLQNIMGSPMSTTQLGKSFFQWQVEQEESKLANISQDQFLYKDADGDTFLHIAVAQGRRALSYVLARKMNALHMLDVKEHNGQSAFQVAVAANQHLIVQDLVNLGAQVNTTDCWGRTPLHVCAEKGHSQVLQAIQKGAMRSNQFVDLEATNYDGLTPLHCAVVAHNAVVHELQRNQQPHSPEVQDLLLKNKSLVDTIKCLIQMGASVEAKDRKSGRTALHLAAEEANLELIRLFLELPSCLSFVNAKAYNGNTALHVAASLQYRVTQLDAVRLLMRKGADPSTRNLENEQPVHLVPDGPVGEQIRRILKGKSIQQRAPPY, encoded by the exons ATGATCGTGGACAAGCTGCTGGACGACAGCCGCGGCGGAGAGGGGCTGCTGGACGCGGCCGGCGACTGCGGCCTCATGACCAGCCCGCTCAACCTGGCTTACTTCTACGGCAACTCGCCGCCCTCCGCCCCCGGTGCCGGCGACGCGGGCTACCTGTCCACCGTGCCCTCGGCGCCCGGCTCGCCCGGCTCCGACTCCTCCgacttctcctctccctcctccgtGTCCTCCTGCGGGGCCGTGGAGTCCCGTCCCAGAGGAGGCGCCCGCGCCGAGCGCCCACAAG TCGAGCCCCATATGGGGgttggcaggcagcagaaaggacCTTTCCAAGGCGTTCGTGTGAAGAACTCGGTGAAGGAGCTCCTGCTGCATATCCGAAGCCAGAAGTCTTCCAGCCTGTCTGCGGATGAGCTGAAG ACACGGAGTGTGAACATTGAGCAACTCACAG gaaCAGAACTGAAGAGTGCAGTGTCCGCTGCGGGGAAAAGGAAGGGGACTGATACCCTGTCTGATGGACCGACATGCAAGCGGCCAGCACTGCTGGCCACTCAGTTTGTG ACACCACCTCAAACGCCTGCACCGGGGGAGAGCATGGAAGATGTCCGTCGAGGTGAATCCAAGCTGGACAGCAGCACTGACCTGCTTCAGAATATTATAAACATCAAGAACGAGTGCAGCCCAGTTTCCCTAAACACTGTCCAGGTTAGCTGGATGAGCCCCGTGCTACCCCAGAACTCTCCAAGAGACCAGTGCCAGGATTTCCATGGAGGGTCCGTCTTCTCTGCACCTCAGAAGTACCAACCATTCCGAGTTGGTGGCTCTCCACAAATGATGGACCAGGCTTCTATGTACCAGTATTCGCCCCAAACCCAGAACATGCAGCAGCCGCCgccacagcaacagcagcagcagcagcagcagcaccagaaCTATCCACACAACCCAGCTCTGCAGTTTGGTTCTTATTCCAGAACATCCCAGTCTCCCAAGTATGAATCGAACCTCTTTGATCATCAGGAGCCACAGTTCTGCACGAGCCAGAGTTTTGTTTCTCTCCTGAGTGGCCACGGGGAATCTGAGACTATCGCTGCTCCCATTCAGCCTCCCCCCAGCATCCCACAACAAAGCGAGACTCCACTGCAGAACTTCAGCCTGATGCCAAACAGTGCCTGCGAGGCAGTCGGGGTGCCTGATGCTGGCTCGCCCTCCTTAGGCGCTTCCCTGTCGCTCCAGAACATCATGGGGAGCCCAATGAGCACAACACAGCTAGGGAAGTCATTTTTTCAGTGGCAGGTAGAGCAGGAAGAAAGCAAATTGGCAAATATTTCCCAAGACCAGTTTCTCTATAAGGATGCAGACGGTGACAC GTTTCTCCACATTGCTGTTGCCCAAGGGAGGCGAGCACTCTCCTACGTTCTCGCAAGGAAGATGAACGCGCTTCACATGCTGGACGTGAAAGAGCACAATGGGCAG AGTGCCTTTCAGGTGGCCGTAGCTGCCAACCAGCACCTCATTGTGCAAGATCTGGTGAACCTTGGTGCCCAGGTGAACACCACAGACTGCTGGGGAAGAACGCCTCTGCACGTCTGTGCAGAGAAGGGCCACTCCCAGGTGCTCCAG GCAATCCAGAAGGGAGCAATGAGGAGCAATCAGTTTGTGGATCTTGAGGCAACTAACTATGATG GCCTGACTCCTCTCCATTGTGCCGTGGTTGCTCACAACGCTGTGGTGCATGAGCTGCAGAGGAACCAACAGCCTCATTCACCGGAAGTGCAGGATCTTTTACTAAAGAATAAGAGTCTGGTTGACACCATTAAGTGTCTGATTCAGATGGGAGCTTCAGTGGAGGCGAAG GATCGTAAAAGTGGCCGCACAGCCCTGCACTTGGCAGCCGAAGAAGCAAATCTGGAGCTCATTCGCCTCTTTTTGGAGCTGCCCAGTTGCCTGTCTTTTGTGAATGCGAAG gCTTACAATGGAAACACCGCCCTCCACGTCGCTGCCAGCCTGCAGTATCGGGTGACACAGTTGGATGCGGTCCGTCTGCTGATGCGGAAGGGAGCAGACCCGAGTACTCGGAACTTGGAGAACGAGCAGCCTGTGCATTTGGTTCCTGATGGCCCTGTGGGAGAACAG ATCCGACGTATCCTGAAGGGGAAGTCCATTCAGCAGCGAGCACCACCGTACTAG